Proteins encoded by one window of Chryseobacterium foetidum:
- a CDS encoding GbsR/MarR family transcriptional regulator: MKLSEAKEKYIQTWGTFATSWGINRTMAQVHALLLANGKPLSTDEVMELLEISRGNANMNLRALMDWGIVKKEFIKGDRKEYFTAEKDVWFLFKQITKERRKREIEPVVAFLDELKNIEDNDSAEAKEFIKLMDDFSSVTSKINNIMDLAIKSDDHWLVGKITNLLK, from the coding sequence ATGAAACTTTCAGAAGCCAAAGAAAAATACATCCAAACGTGGGGAACATTCGCAACGAGTTGGGGAATCAACCGGACGATGGCACAGGTTCACGCCTTGCTTTTGGCCAACGGGAAACCACTTTCCACCGATGAGGTGATGGAACTTCTGGAGATTTCGAGAGGTAACGCCAACATGAATCTCCGTGCGTTGATGGATTGGGGAATTGTGAAAAAAGAATTTATCAAAGGCGACCGGAAAGAATATTTTACTGCAGAAAAAGATGTTTGGTTTCTTTTTAAACAAATCACAAAAGAACGCAGAAAACGTGAAATTGAGCCGGTTGTAGCATTTTTAGATGAACTGAAAAACATCGAAGACAACGACTCAGCAGAAGCAAAAGAGTTTATCAAATTAATGGACGATTTTAGCAGCGTGACGAGTAAAATCAATAATATTATGGATCTTGCCATCAAAAGCGACGATCATTGGCTGGTAGGAAAGATTACCAACTTGTTAAAATAG
- a CDS encoding fatty acid desaturase family protein, whose protein sequence is MNHLELTKKVEWKDLKTLSTKEMLIENNISLPWLLISLFLAYKGYYWAALPFSGFYFLTALRQVHNGFHNSLGTGKFLTWLSMYLNSISMLASIHAVKFNHIRHHKYCLSDDDYEGKSASMKWFQAILYGPKHMFLIHWMTFKLANKSYRKNLILELLSISVFVAVTLCFQINFLMYHIVIMFFGELLMAFFAVWTVHHDTHDTPNIARTQRGFWKNKLTFSMFYHMEHHLFPAVPTIKLPELAERIDKVLPELNKRQTF, encoded by the coding sequence ATGAACCACCTCGAACTGACAAAAAAAGTAGAATGGAAAGACCTCAAAACTCTTTCCACAAAAGAAATGTTAATCGAAAACAACATCAGTCTCCCTTGGCTTCTCATCTCTCTTTTTCTGGCTTACAAAGGATATTATTGGGCAGCGCTTCCGTTTTCAGGATTTTATTTTCTTACTGCTTTAAGGCAGGTTCACAATGGCTTTCACAATTCGTTGGGAACGGGAAAATTCCTCACATGGCTGTCGATGTATTTAAACAGTATCTCAATGTTGGCGTCGATTCACGCCGTTAAATTTAATCACATCAGGCATCACAAATATTGTCTTTCCGATGACGATTATGAAGGGAAATCTGCCTCAATGAAATGGTTTCAGGCGATCTTATACGGCCCGAAACATATGTTTTTAATCCATTGGATGACGTTTAAACTGGCGAATAAAAGCTACAGAAAAAATTTAATTTTAGAGCTGCTTTCAATTTCAGTTTTTGTTGCTGTGACGCTCTGTTTCCAAATCAATTTCCTGATGTATCATATTGTAATTATGTTTTTCGGAGAACTTCTCATGGCGTTTTTTGCAGTCTGGACGGTGCATCACGATACCCACGACACTCCGAATATCGCAAGAACACAGCGTGGATTTTGGAAAAATAAACTAACTTTCAGCATGTTTTACCACATGGAACACCATCTTTTTCCAGCCGTTCCAACCATTAAATTACCCGAACTGGCAGAAAGAATAGATAAAGTTTTACCGGAATTAAACAAGAGACAGACGTTCTAA
- a CDS encoding SRPBCC family protein: protein MSKIHLTTIINSDIQTVFDLSRDIDLHQKSTFKTGEKAIAGRTSGMIELGETVTWRAKHLGFYQTHTSKITEMEKPSKFTDVMLKGRFKSFKHQHLFKTRGKQTIMTDILEFESPAGIIGKLFNYFFLKNYMTEFLTERNKVIKLTAEK, encoded by the coding sequence ATGTCAAAAATCCATTTAACCACAATCATCAATTCAGACATACAAACCGTTTTCGATTTGTCAAGAGATATTGATCTTCATCAGAAATCAACTTTCAAAACCGGAGAAAAAGCCATAGCCGGTCGCACATCCGGTATGATTGAATTGGGAGAAACGGTAACATGGAGGGCAAAACATTTAGGGTTTTATCAAACCCACACTTCAAAAATTACCGAAATGGAAAAGCCATCTAAATTCACAGACGTCATGCTGAAAGGAAGATTTAAATCTTTTAAACATCAGCATTTATTTAAAACAAGAGGCAAACAAACCATTATGACAGATATTTTAGAATTTGAATCTCCCGCCGGAATTATCGGTAAATTGTTTAATTACTTTTTTCTAAAAAATTACATGACTGAATTCCTCACCGAACGCAACAAAGTAATCAAACTCACCGCCGAAAAATAA
- a CDS encoding YqjF family protein, with amino-acid sequence MKFLQAEWRKLAIINYEIDPEILTKYLPKGTELDFYQEKCYVSLVGFMFLNTKLLGLPIPFHRNFEEVNLRFYVKKKEGNEWKRGVVFIKEIVPKYALSIVANSVYKENYKTMKMTNQMHYSEDDLIVKYSWKDKNWYSMEITAESISRTMEDKSEFEFITEHYWGFTKRGNKTSEYEVCHPKWEWYPVKSHQLEIDFKQVYGKDFECLNHQKPISVMLAEGSEIEVRMKKYLLEETRQK; translated from the coding sequence ATGAAATTCCTACAAGCCGAATGGCGAAAATTAGCCATCATCAACTACGAAATAGACCCGGAAATTCTTACAAAATACCTTCCCAAAGGAACCGAACTCGATTTCTATCAGGAAAAATGTTATGTAAGTCTGGTCGGATTTATGTTTTTAAATACCAAACTGCTCGGACTGCCGATTCCATTTCACAGAAATTTTGAGGAAGTGAATTTGAGATTTTATGTAAAGAAAAAAGAAGGAAACGAATGGAAGAGAGGCGTGGTTTTCATTAAAGAAATAGTTCCGAAATATGCCTTGAGCATCGTTGCCAATTCGGTGTATAAAGAGAATTACAAAACCATGAAAATGACAAATCAAATGCATTACAGCGAAGATGATCTGATTGTAAAGTATTCATGGAAAGACAAAAACTGGTACTCCATGGAAATCACTGCCGAAAGCATATCCCGAACAATGGAAGACAAGTCCGAATTTGAATTTATCACAGAACACTATTGGGGTTTTACCAAAAGAGGAAACAAAACTTCAGAATACGAAGTCTGCCACCCAAAATGGGAATGGTATCCGGTAAAAAGTCATCAGTTGGAAATAGATTTCAAACAGGTCTACGGAAAAGATTTTGAATGCCTGAATCATCAAAAACCAATTTCGGTTATGCTCGCCGAAGGTTCTGAAATTGAAGTAAGAATGAAAAAATATCTTTTGGAAGAAACAAGACAGAAATAG
- a CDS encoding alpha-L-fucosidase, whose protein sequence is MFTKSKTKTLFLSSLLLSSTFFSQAHNVSDGYQKPTDPLVVQNLENWQDLKFGLFMHWGTYSQWGIVESWSLCPEDEDWTKRKPEHGKSYSEYVENYENLQKTFNPTQFNPQKWADAAKKAGMKYVVFTTKHHDGFAMFDTKESDYKITSPKTPFSKNPKADVTKEIFNTFRKDGFKIGAYFSKPDWHSEDYWWPYFPPKDRNVNYDPKKYPERWNSFKKFTFNQLNEITSNYGKIDILWLDGGWVRPFHTIDPSVEWQRTIKVEQDIDMDKIGMMARKNQPGIVVVDRTVPGKWENYVTPEQAVPEKALSIPWESCITMGDSFSYVPNDNYKSSQKIIETLVKIISRGGNYLMNIAPGPNGDYDPVVYERFKEISGWMDHNQSAVFATRAVAPYHDGNFYYTQSKNGKTLNVFHLDEKANYQSPSTLSFIIPDNFKPKSLKVLGLKHKIQWKKSGNSIEITLPNERAQLKYSTVIQITQ, encoded by the coding sequence ATGTTCACCAAATCAAAAACGAAAACTCTTTTTCTCTCCTCTTTATTACTTTCTTCCACCTTTTTTTCACAGGCACACAACGTTTCAGACGGTTATCAAAAACCGACAGATCCATTGGTTGTACAGAATCTTGAAAACTGGCAGGATTTAAAATTCGGACTTTTTATGCATTGGGGAACGTACAGCCAGTGGGGAATTGTGGAGAGCTGGAGCCTTTGTCCGGAAGATGAAGACTGGACGAAAAGAAAGCCCGAACATGGAAAATCGTACAGTGAATATGTAGAAAACTACGAAAATCTGCAGAAAACGTTCAATCCCACTCAGTTTAATCCACAAAAATGGGCTGATGCTGCAAAAAAAGCGGGAATGAAATATGTGGTTTTCACGACAAAGCATCACGATGGTTTTGCGATGTTTGATACCAAAGAATCTGATTACAAAATTACTTCTCCCAAAACTCCTTTTTCCAAAAACCCCAAAGCGGATGTGACGAAAGAGATTTTCAATACCTTCAGAAAAGACGGTTTTAAAATCGGAGCTTATTTCTCAAAACCCGATTGGCATTCCGAAGATTATTGGTGGCCGTATTTTCCACCAAAAGACAGGAATGTAAACTACGACCCGAAAAAATATCCTGAAAGATGGAACAGTTTTAAGAAATTCACATTCAATCAACTCAACGAAATCACTTCCAATTACGGTAAAATCGACATTCTCTGGCTCGATGGAGGCTGGGTTCGCCCGTTTCACACGATCGATCCAAGTGTTGAATGGCAACGAACCATAAAGGTCGAACAGGACATTGACATGGATAAAATCGGAATGATGGCAAGGAAAAACCAGCCCGGAATCGTCGTTGTCGACCGCACTGTTCCCGGAAAATGGGAAAATTACGTGACACCCGAACAGGCTGTTCCGGAAAAAGCGTTGTCGATTCCATGGGAAAGCTGCATTACGATGGGAGATTCCTTTTCATATGTTCCTAATGATAATTATAAATCGTCTCAAAAAATCATTGAAACTTTGGTGAAAATTATTTCAAGAGGCGGGAATTATCTGATGAACATTGCGCCCGGACCCAATGGTGATTACGATCCGGTTGTTTATGAAAGATTTAAGGAAATTTCCGGCTGGATGGATCATAATCAATCGGCGGTTTTTGCAACAAGAGCGGTTGCACCTTACCACGACGGAAATTTTTATTATACCCAAAGCAAAAACGGTAAAACGCTGAATGTTTTTCATTTGGATGAAAAAGCAAACTATCAGTCACCATCTACTTTAAGCTTTATAATTCCTGATAACTTTAAGCCAAAATCTTTGAAAGTTTTAGGTTTAAAACATAAAATTCAGTGGAAAAAATCAGGAAATTCAATTGAAATTACTTTACCGAATGAACGAGCTCAATTGAAATATTCAACTGTAATTCAAATAACACAATAA
- a CDS encoding glycoside hydrolase family 3 N-terminal domain-containing protein, whose product MKFKLKLIAISLLCSVIISAQKPLYKDPKQPVEVRVQDLLKRMTPEEKFWQCFMIPGDLDNVPKGQYSHGIFGLQVSAGNQGGGVAGQLLKYNANEDAERLAKKINAIQKYFVEESRLGIPIIPFDEALHGLMREGATAFPQAIGLSATFNSELMKEVSTAIAKESKLRGIRQILTPVVNLASDVRWGRTEETYGEDPFLTSVMGVNFVSSFENQGIITTPKHFLANVGEGGRDSYPIHWSKRYLEETHLVPFQKAFQQGKSRSVMTSYNLLDGRPSTANHWLLTEKLKKEWDFKGFVISDASAVGGANVLHFTAKDYDDASAQAMNAGLDVIFQTEYNHYKLFMPPFLDGRISKERIDDAVSRVLRAKFELGLFENPYVSDKNINELKKLNHKPLAEKAAIESFVLLQNNNQTLPISEKVKKILIVGTDAVDARLGGYFGPGNKKVSILDGIKNFVKNKNVEIIYSKGIDWNLKEFKTIPSEFLSFENQKGLYGKYFSNSDLKGNPAFQKQDEQLNFKWTLYSPNPEKLQPDNYSVRWTGELEAPNSGKYQLGLRGNDGFRLFLNGKLIIDNWEKLSYSTKTFDVDFVKGQNYDIAIEFHENRGEANIELIWNYGLNNYQKDFDEALKLAQDADYIIVTAGIHEGEFQDRSSLSLPGNQEEFIHKVSKLNKPTTVVLVGGSAIKTTDWKDKVGAILDVWYPGEEGGNAVAKVLFGAENPSGKLPVTFPIEEGQLPLTYNHHPTGRGNDYHDLSGEPLYPFGFGMSYSTFEISDLHLNKLKFNENETIVAKIKVKNTGSKAGSEVVQLYVKDLLASVSRPILELKGFQKVYLKSGESQEVSIEIPVKELQFLDEKMNWIVEKGTYRIMVGNSSKNLPLKQNIEVE is encoded by the coding sequence ATGAAGTTTAAATTAAAATTAATTGCAATTTCATTGTTATGTTCTGTAATTATTTCAGCACAAAAACCTTTATACAAAGACCCAAAACAACCGGTAGAAGTACGAGTTCAGGATTTGCTGAAACGCATGACGCCCGAAGAAAAATTCTGGCAATGCTTCATGATTCCCGGCGATTTGGACAACGTTCCGAAAGGTCAATATTCACATGGAATTTTTGGATTGCAGGTGAGTGCAGGAAATCAGGGTGGCGGGGTTGCCGGACAATTGCTGAAATACAATGCCAATGAAGATGCGGAAAGACTGGCGAAAAAAATCAATGCCATTCAGAAATATTTTGTGGAAGAATCCCGATTGGGAATCCCGATTATCCCTTTTGATGAAGCTTTGCACGGCTTGATGCGGGAAGGGGCGACGGCTTTTCCGCAGGCGATCGGTTTGTCGGCGACGTTCAATTCTGAGTTGATGAAAGAGGTTTCAACGGCGATTGCAAAAGAATCAAAACTGAGAGGAATCCGTCAGATTTTGACTCCGGTGGTGAATCTGGCAAGTGACGTTCGTTGGGGGAGAACAGAAGAAACGTACGGAGAAGATCCGTTTCTGACTTCCGTGATGGGTGTGAATTTCGTCAGTTCATTTGAAAATCAGGGAATAATTACTACTCCTAAACATTTTTTGGCGAATGTTGGTGAGGGTGGAAGGGATTCTTATCCGATTCATTGGAGCAAAAGATATCTGGAGGAAACGCATTTGGTTCCTTTCCAAAAAGCTTTTCAGCAGGGAAAAAGCCGTTCGGTGATGACTTCTTATAATTTGTTGGATGGAAGACCTTCAACGGCAAATCATTGGTTGCTGACCGAAAAACTAAAAAAAGAATGGGATTTTAAAGGCTTTGTCATCAGCGATGCAAGTGCGGTGGGAGGTGCAAATGTGCTGCATTTTACAGCAAAAGATTACGATGATGCTTCTGCACAGGCGATGAATGCGGGGCTTGATGTGATTTTCCAGACAGAATACAATCATTACAAATTGTTTATGCCACCGTTTTTGGATGGAAGAATTTCTAAAGAGAGAATTGATGATGCGGTTTCGAGAGTTTTGAGGGCGAAATTTGAACTGGGTTTGTTTGAAAATCCGTACGTTTCAGATAAAAATATCAATGAATTAAAGAAATTAAATCACAAACCTTTAGCGGAAAAAGCAGCGATTGAATCTTTTGTTTTACTTCAGAATAATAATCAGACACTTCCGATTTCGGAAAAGGTAAAGAAGATTTTAATTGTCGGAACTGATGCTGTTGATGCTCGACTGGGTGGTTATTTCGGACCTGGAAATAAAAAGGTGAGCATTTTGGACGGAATTAAAAATTTCGTCAAAAATAAAAATGTTGAAATTATCTATTCTAAGGGGATTGACTGGAATTTGAAGGAGTTTAAAACGATTCCGTCCGAATTTCTGTCTTTCGAAAATCAAAAAGGTTTGTATGGAAAATACTTTTCAAATTCTGATTTAAAAGGAAATCCTGCGTTTCAAAAACAAGACGAACAATTGAATTTTAAATGGACTTTATATTCCCCAAATCCTGAAAAACTGCAGCCGGACAATTACAGCGTTCGTTGGACAGGAGAACTCGAAGCTCCGAATTCAGGAAAATATCAATTGGGACTTCGTGGAAATGATGGTTTCAGATTGTTTTTAAATGGAAAACTGATTATCGACAACTGGGAAAAGCTGAGCTATTCAACTAAAACTTTCGATGTTGATTTTGTCAAAGGTCAGAACTATGATATTGCGATTGAGTTCCATGAAAACAGAGGAGAAGCAAATATTGAATTGATCTGGAATTATGGATTAAACAATTACCAAAAGGATTTTGATGAAGCGTTAAAATTGGCTCAAGATGCAGACTACATCATCGTTACCGCGGGAATTCATGAAGGTGAATTTCAGGATCGTTCTTCACTGAGTTTACCTGGAAATCAGGAAGAATTTATACATAAAGTTTCAAAATTAAATAAGCCGACAACTGTGGTTTTGGTTGGAGGTTCAGCGATAAAAACGACAGATTGGAAAGATAAAGTCGGAGCGATTTTAGATGTCTGGTATCCCGGCGAAGAAGGCGGAAATGCCGTAGCAAAAGTGCTTTTTGGAGCAGAAAATCCTTCAGGGAAATTGCCTGTTACATTTCCAATTGAGGAAGGGCAGTTGCCTCTGACGTACAATCATCATCCGACCGGGCGGGGAAATGATTACCACGATTTGAGTGGCGAGCCTTTGTATCCGTTTGGTTTTGGAATGAGTTATTCGACTTTTGAAATATCTGATTTACATTTAAACAAATTGAAATTTAATGAAAATGAAACGATTGTAGCCAAAATTAAAGTTAAAAATACAGGTTCAAAAGCCGGAAGTGAGGTGGTACAGTTGTATGTAAAAGATTTGCTGGCATCCGTTTCCAGACCGATTCTGGAACTGAAAGGATTTCAAAAAGTATATCTAAAATCCGGCGAATCACAAGAAGTTTCAATTGAAATTCCGGTCAAAGAACTTCAGTTTTTAGACGAAAAAATGAACTGGATCGTGGAAAAGGGAACGTACAGAATCATGGTTGGAAATTCATCAAAAAATCTTCCGCTAAAACAAAATATTGAGGTGGAATAG
- a CDS encoding PQQ-dependent sugar dehydrogenase: MKKYLLPAVAVLCFSCKENKNQNTSETEVVTKTDTLKLPAPDEKGAKNKFSNVIGWPAGKTPTAPEGFTVTRFAENIKSPRNMIQAANGDIFVVLSNSERTKTEKIKNDISGKSDAEVGGKSANRIILYRDANKDGVAESSSVFLDNLNQPYGMLIIKDKFYVANTDGLWVYPYKEADTKITQAGKKIVDLPAGGYNNHWTRNLIANKDQSKIYISVGSGSNVGENGMEYEVRRANILEVNPDGSGEKIYGSGLRNPVGMSWNPSTGELWTVVNERDELGDELVPDYLTSVKRDQFYGWPYAYFGKNEDPRRKGEKPDLVAKTIVPDVPLGSHTASLGLTFYTGNQFPEKYKNGAFIGQHGSWNRSSLVGYQVAFVPFANGKASGPYQPFLTGFIANEEKGDVYGRPVGVLQIADGSILVADDVSGIVWRVAHNKK, encoded by the coding sequence ATGAAAAAATATCTTCTACCGGCAGTCGCTGTGCTGTGTTTCAGTTGTAAGGAAAATAAAAATCAGAATACTTCAGAAACCGAAGTGGTGACCAAAACAGATACTTTAAAACTTCCCGCGCCAGATGAGAAAGGTGCTAAAAACAAATTCAGCAACGTCATCGGATGGCCAGCAGGAAAGACGCCAACAGCTCCTGAAGGATTTACGGTAACGCGTTTTGCGGAAAATATTAAAAGTCCGAGAAACATGATTCAGGCTGCAAACGGCGATATCTTTGTAGTACTTTCCAACTCTGAAAGAACAAAAACCGAAAAAATTAAAAATGACATCAGCGGAAAAAGTGATGCTGAGGTCGGCGGGAAATCTGCGAACCGCATTATTTTGTACAGAGATGCCAACAAAGATGGCGTTGCAGAATCATCTTCCGTTTTTCTTGATAATTTAAATCAGCCGTACGGAATGCTGATCATTAAAGATAAATTTTATGTCGCCAATACCGATGGACTTTGGGTCTATCCTTACAAAGAAGCTGATACGAAAATTACACAGGCGGGAAAGAAAATTGTTGACCTGCCAGCGGGAGGTTACAATAATCACTGGACGCGAAATTTAATTGCCAATAAAGATCAGTCTAAAATCTATATTTCCGTTGGTTCCGGAAGCAATGTCGGCGAAAACGGAATGGAATATGAAGTGAGAAGAGCCAATATTCTGGAAGTCAATCCTGACGGAAGCGGAGAAAAAATCTACGGATCCGGACTTCGAAATCCTGTCGGAATGAGCTGGAATCCTTCTACCGGAGAACTGTGGACGGTCGTAAATGAAAGAGATGAATTGGGCGATGAGCTCGTTCCGGATTATCTGACCAGTGTAAAACGCGATCAGTTTTACGGTTGGCCTTACGCTTACTTTGGAAAAAATGAAGACCCCAGAAGAAAGGGTGAAAAACCTGATTTGGTTGCAAAAACCATTGTTCCGGATGTTCCGTTGGGATCGCACACTGCTTCTTTAGGACTTACGTTTTACACAGGAAATCAGTTTCCTGAAAAATATAAAAACGGAGCTTTCATTGGGCAACACGGTTCTTGGAATCGTTCCTCGTTGGTGGGTTATCAGGTCGCTTTTGTTCCTTTTGCCAACGGAAAAGCTTCAGGACCGTATCAGCCATTTTTAACCGGATTTATTGCGAATGAAGAGAAAGGTGACGTGTACGGAAGACCTGTCGGAGTACTGCAAATCGCCGACGGTTCGATTCTCGTTGCTGATGATGTAAGCGGGATTGTATGGAGAGTGGCACACAATAAAAAATAA
- the lpdA gene encoding dihydrolipoyl dehydrogenase, with the protein MNYDIIVIGSGPGGYVTAIRAAQLGFKTAIIEKENLGGICLNWGCIPTKALLKSAQVFHYINHAEDYGLNKVEASFEFPNVIQRSRGVASKMSKGIEFLMKKNKIDVILGTAKVQKGKKVSVTDKDGKVTEYSGTNIIIATGARSRELPNLPQDGKKVIGYRQALSLPEQPKSMIVVGSGAIGVEFADFYNTMGTKVTVVEFLPNIVPVEDEEISKHLEKSLKKTGIEIMTNASVESVDTSGNGVKATVKTEKGNITLEADILLSAVGIAANIENIGLEEVGIQTDKGRVLVNEWYETSVPGYYAIGDIIPTQALAHVASAEGITCVEKIKGMHVEKIDYGNIPGCTYCHPEVASVGLTEKQAKEKGYEIKVGKFPLSASGKATANGNTDGFIKVIFDAKYGEWLGCHMIGEGVTDMVAEAVVARKLETTGHEIIKSIHPHPTVSEAIMEAAAAAYGEVIHI; encoded by the coding sequence ATGAATTACGATATTATTGTCATCGGTAGTGGTCCTGGTGGATATGTTACAGCAATCAGAGCAGCACAGTTGGGTTTTAAAACTGCAATTATCGAGAAAGAAAATTTAGGAGGAATTTGCCTTAACTGGGGTTGTATTCCAACGAAAGCTTTGTTGAAATCTGCTCAGGTTTTTCATTATATCAATCACGCTGAAGATTATGGTTTAAACAAAGTGGAAGCGAGTTTTGAGTTTCCGAATGTGATCCAGAGAAGCCGTGGTGTTGCCTCTAAAATGAGCAAAGGAATCGAATTCTTAATGAAAAAGAACAAGATCGACGTAATTCTTGGTACTGCTAAAGTTCAGAAAGGTAAAAAAGTTTCTGTAACCGATAAAGACGGTAAAGTAACTGAGTATTCCGGAACCAACATTATCATTGCTACAGGAGCGCGTTCAAGAGAATTGCCAAACCTTCCACAAGACGGTAAAAAAGTTATCGGATACAGACAGGCATTGTCTCTTCCTGAGCAACCAAAATCTATGATCGTTGTAGGTTCGGGAGCTATCGGAGTTGAGTTTGCTGATTTTTATAACACAATGGGTACGAAAGTAACTGTTGTTGAATTCTTGCCAAACATCGTTCCCGTAGAAGATGAAGAAATCTCAAAACACCTCGAGAAATCTTTGAAAAAAACAGGGATCGAAATTATGACCAACGCATCTGTTGAAAGCGTAGACACAAGCGGAAACGGTGTGAAAGCGACTGTAAAAACAGAAAAAGGAAATATCACTCTTGAAGCTGACATCCTGTTATCTGCTGTGGGAATTGCTGCGAACATCGAAAACATCGGTCTTGAAGAAGTAGGAATTCAAACAGATAAAGGTAGAGTTTTGGTGAACGAATGGTACGAAACTTCAGTTCCTGGATACTACGCCATCGGAGATATTATCCCGACTCAGGCTTTGGCACACGTTGCTTCTGCTGAGGGAATTACCTGTGTAGAAAAAATCAAAGGAATGCATGTTGAGAAAATCGACTATGGCAATATTCCTGGATGTACTTACTGTCACCCTGAGGTAGCTTCTGTTGGTCTTACCGAAAAGCAGGCTAAAGAAAAAGGTTACGAAATCAAAGTTGGGAAATTCCCTCTTTCTGCAAGTGGAAAAGCCACTGCAAACGGAAATACAGATGGTTTCATCAAAGTAATTTTCGATGCTAAATATGGCGAATGGTTAGGTTGCCACATGATTGGTGAAGGCGTTACCGATATGGTTGCTGAAGCTGTTGTTGCAAGAAAACTGGAAACGACAGGACACGAAATCATCAAATCTATTCACCCGCATCCAACGGTTTCTGAAGCCATTATGGAAGCTGCTGCAGCTGCTTATGGTGAAGTGATTCACATTTAA
- a CDS encoding PH domain-containing protein encodes MFKKLAAEALGLGDIGKIIPAQDYDKVDSDDYILSEDNEKIFFLIKSRRDEYCFTNRALIHIDGASAIDRKRVLRRYEYYQFPFSNLTLQTAGTIDLDAEISFNIGNVPLMISVAKAQIDQLKDLYKALLAIQQEVHHNHSLLNFSNDSILKAIGSVASGKQENVSKSQELKAINEYIFAWNTNSFDRYTQKDFSKIFEKYINN; translated from the coding sequence ATGTTTAAAAAATTAGCTGCGGAAGCTTTAGGACTGGGAGATATTGGTAAAATTATTCCTGCTCAGGATTATGATAAAGTAGATTCTGATGATTATATTTTATCTGAAGACAATGAGAAAATTTTCTTTCTGATTAAATCCCGTAGAGACGAATATTGCTTCACCAACAGAGCTTTAATTCACATTGACGGTGCAAGTGCAATCGACAGAAAAAGGGTTTTAAGAAGATACGAATACTACCAGTTTCCATTTTCGAATTTGACTTTGCAAACTGCGGGAACCATCGATCTTGATGCTGAAATTTCATTCAATATCGGGAATGTTCCTTTAATGATCAGCGTTGCGAAAGCTCAGATTGATCAGCTGAAAGATTTGTACAAAGCATTATTGGCAATTCAGCAGGAAGTTCATCACAATCATTCACTGTTGAATTTTTCTAATGACAGTATTTTGAAAGCCATCGGCAGTGTCGCTTCAGGAAAGCAGGAAAACGTTTCAAAAAGTCAGGAATTAAAGGCAATCAACGAATATATCTTTGCATGGAACACCAACAGTTTCGACAGATACACTCAGAAAGATTTTTCTAAAATTTTTGAAAAGTATATTAATAATTAA